One window from the genome of Pseudomonas fluorescens encodes:
- the tssM gene encoding type VI secretion system membrane subunit TssM has translation MKAFFSFMTRWVIPLLGLIALSLIIWFVGPLLDWLVPEGRRWALIILVFAVWIAYRVFRIIQARRQAAEVMRSLAAQTPPDPTSIATAEELETLRQRMDEALALLKKAKLGGDERRNLYELPWYVIIGPPGSGKTTALVNSGLHFPLAAQLGAGAVRGVGGTRNCDWWFTDQAVLLDTAGRYTTQDSDATIDKAAWLGFLGLLKKQRARRPIDGAFIAISLSDLLLGSDAERAAHAAAIRLRIQELYTQLGVRFPIYLMLTKLDLVPGFMEYFDTLSKEERAQVWGMTFALDDGKSNDSPLAHLQSEFTGLEQRLNDRLVERLQQERDPARRDLIYGFPQQFGALKDCLQSFLEGVFKPNAFEERVLLRGVYFTSGTQEGSPIDRLIGSMAQSMNLDRQHLARQTGTGRSYFIEKLFTAVAFAERGLVGVDPKVERRRKWIARGVLASTVVLVLVVSTLWWVSYRANQAYIAQVDQKVAPLGQTVQNLSPAQRDVLAVLPLLNAVKHLADDAPSWAEGLGLYQGDMLEAESGSVYRKLLIAVFAPRLLTRIEEQLHSGGNSDFLYEGLKAYLMLADTEHYDADFIKAWIALDWDRSLPRDLPAEQRQALAAHLQALFERRPPLARLDQRLVEDLRRQLQQLPVAQRVYDRIKRQKLPEGIPDFRINEAAGRDAALVFSRKSGKPLGEPLSGFFTVKGYRQGFLLTSLSQTGTLAEEQWVLGHEQADQQNVASLAADVRRLYFQDYLRQWDALLADIDFVPITSVAQAADVLRVISGPTSPLKKLLVAVAKETDLQQDERLLAAQGAPVEGGVDKLKERLGSLLGQEQATPNAPAASDDPITAHFAELNSIVSKSEGEPAAIDGLLADMNALYVQVSAMVGASGDALLGEAKNQATAAATRVSLNAERQPPLVQGLVKSVVNSTTNSMMGGVRNQLNAAWTSEVVNIYRQSLAGRYPMSPGSARDATLDDFGQFFGVGGVMDNYFRKYLQPYVDTSTPTWRWQPGAAQKLGIAPGVLQTFQRAATIRDAFFRSGGTQPMVRFELKPVAMDSTITQFLLDLDGQQLSYDHGPSRPTAMQWPNPGSIGVVRISIMPPSSSGRSGITLDGPWAWFRLLEQSDLTAGNSPDRFNLRLRVDGASASYELRANSAFNPFKSRVLSGFSLPERL, from the coding sequence CCTGCTCAAGAAAGCCAAGCTGGGCGGGGACGAGCGTCGCAACCTCTACGAGCTGCCGTGGTACGTGATCATCGGCCCGCCGGGTTCGGGCAAGACCACCGCGCTGGTCAACTCCGGGCTGCATTTCCCACTGGCCGCGCAACTGGGCGCCGGTGCCGTGCGCGGTGTTGGCGGTACGCGCAATTGCGATTGGTGGTTCACCGATCAGGCGGTCCTGCTCGACACCGCTGGCCGCTACACCACCCAGGACAGCGACGCGACCATCGACAAGGCCGCCTGGCTGGGCTTCCTGGGGCTGTTGAAAAAGCAACGGGCCCGCCGCCCGATTGACGGCGCGTTCATCGCCATCAGCCTGTCCGACCTGCTGCTGGGCAGCGACGCCGAGCGCGCCGCCCATGCCGCGGCGATTCGCTTGCGGATCCAGGAGCTGTACACCCAACTGGGCGTGCGCTTCCCGATCTACCTGATGCTGACCAAGCTCGACCTGGTGCCCGGGTTCATGGAGTATTTCGATACCCTGAGCAAGGAAGAGCGCGCCCAGGTCTGGGGCATGACCTTTGCCCTGGACGACGGCAAGAGCAACGACAGCCCGCTGGCGCACCTGCAAAGCGAATTCACCGGCCTTGAGCAACGCCTCAACGACCGCCTGGTGGAGCGCCTGCAACAAGAGCGCGACCCGGCGCGGCGCGACCTGATCTACGGCTTCCCGCAGCAGTTCGGCGCGCTGAAAGATTGCCTGCAAAGCTTCCTCGAAGGGGTGTTCAAACCCAACGCCTTCGAAGAGCGCGTGTTGCTGCGCGGTGTGTATTTCACCAGCGGCACCCAGGAGGGCAGCCCGATCGACCGCCTGATCGGCTCCATGGCCCAGAGCATGAACCTGGACCGTCAACACCTGGCGCGTCAGACCGGCACCGGGCGCAGCTACTTCATCGAAAAACTCTTCACCGCCGTGGCTTTCGCCGAGCGCGGGCTGGTGGGCGTCGACCCGAAAGTTGAGCGTCGACGCAAGTGGATCGCCCGCGGCGTATTGGCCTCTACGGTGGTGCTGGTGCTGGTGGTCAGCACGTTGTGGTGGGTCAGCTACCGTGCCAACCAGGCCTACATCGCCCAGGTCGATCAGAAGGTCGCGCCCTTGGGCCAGACCGTGCAGAACCTCAGCCCGGCGCAACGGGATGTGCTCGCGGTGTTGCCATTGCTCAACGCCGTGAAACACCTGGCCGACGACGCCCCGAGCTGGGCCGAAGGCCTGGGCCTGTACCAGGGCGACATGCTCGAAGCCGAGTCCGGCAGCGTCTACCGCAAGCTGCTGATCGCGGTGTTCGCGCCACGCCTGCTGACGCGCATCGAAGAGCAACTGCACAGCGGCGGCAATTCGGATTTTCTCTACGAAGGCTTGAAGGCCTACCTGATGCTCGCCGACACCGAGCATTACGATGCCGACTTCATCAAGGCCTGGATCGCCCTGGATTGGGACCGCAGCCTGCCGCGGGACTTGCCGGCCGAGCAGCGCCAGGCCCTGGCCGCGCATTTGCAGGCACTGTTCGAGCGGCGTCCGCCCCTCGCGCGCCTGGACCAGCGCCTGGTCGAAGACCTGCGGCGCCAGTTGCAGCAATTGCCGGTGGCCCAGCGGGTCTATGACCGGATCAAGCGCCAGAAACTGCCCGAAGGCATCCCGGACTTCCGCATCAACGAAGCCGCCGGGCGTGACGCGGCGCTGGTGTTCAGCCGCAAGAGCGGCAAGCCGCTGGGCGAACCACTGAGCGGGTTTTTCACCGTCAAGGGTTACCGCCAGGGCTTCTTGCTCACCAGCCTGAGCCAGACCGGCACCCTGGCTGAAGAGCAGTGGGTGCTGGGCCATGAACAGGCCGATCAGCAGAACGTCGCCAGCCTGGCTGCCGATGTGCGTCGCTTGTACTTCCAGGATTACCTGCGCCAATGGGACGCCTTGCTCGCCGACATCGACTTCGTGCCGATCACCAGCGTGGCCCAGGCCGCCGATGTGCTGCGGGTGATTTCCGGGCCGACCTCGCCGCTGAAAAAACTGCTGGTGGCGGTGGCGAAGGAAACCGATCTGCAACAGGATGAACGCTTGCTGGCCGCCCAAGGTGCGCCGGTGGAAGGCGGCGTGGACAAGCTCAAGGAGCGTTTGGGCAGCTTGCTCGGCCAGGAGCAGGCGACGCCAAACGCGCCGGCGGCGAGCGATGACCCGATCACCGCGCACTTCGCCGAGCTCAACAGCATCGTCAGCAAAAGCGAAGGCGAGCCGGCGGCCATCGACGGTCTGTTGGCCGACATGAACGCTCTGTACGTGCAGGTCAGCGCCATGGTCGGGGCCAGCGGCGATGCCTTGCTTGGCGAAGCCAAGAACCAGGCCACGGCCGCCGCCACTCGCGTCAGCCTCAACGCCGAACGCCAGCCGCCGCTGGTGCAGGGCCTGGTCAAGTCGGTGGTCAACTCCACCACCAACAGCATGATGGGCGGGGTGCGCAACCAACTGAACGCCGCCTGGACCAGCGAAGTGGTGAACATCTATCGCCAGTCCCTGGCCGGGCGCTATCCGATGTCGCCGGGCAGTGCGCGAGACGCGACCCTGGACGATTTCGGCCAGTTCTTCGGCGTCGGCGGGGTGATGGACAACTACTTCCGCAAGTACCTGCAACCCTACGTCGACACCTCGACGCCGACCTGGCGCTGGCAGCCGGGCGCGGCGCAGAAGCTCGGCATCGCCCCCGGTGTACTGCAGACCTTCCAGCGCGCGGCGACCATCCGCGATGCGTTCTTCCGCTCCGGCGGCACCCAGCCGATGGTGCGCTTCGAACTCAAGCCGGTGGCGATGGACTCGACCATCACCCAGTTCCTGCTCGACCTCGACGGCCAACAGCTGAGCTATGACCACGGCCCGAGCCGCCCGACCGCCATGCAGTGGCCGAACCCGGGCAGCATCGGCGTGGTGCGGATTTCCATCATGCCGCCGTCTTCCAGCGGTCGTTCCGGCATCACCCTGGACGGGCCGTGGGCCTGGTTCCGCTTGCTGGAGCAATCGGACCTGACCGCCGGCAACTCGCCGGATCGCTTCAACCTGCGGCTGCGGGTCGATGGTGCCAGCGCCTCTTACGAGTTGCGGGCCAACAGCGCCTTCAACCCGTTCAAGAGCCGGGTGCTCAGCGGCTTCAGCCTGCCGGAGCGGCTATGA
- the tagF gene encoding type VI secretion system-associated protein TagF — protein sequence MSTPGFYGKLASRGDFVSRGLPQGFIGPWDSWLAAGLLASQSSLGERWLDAYLVSPLWRFMLAPGVCGPDAAVGVVMPSIDRVGRYFPLTVAVLLEPDADPASVVGGADEWFERVENLLLSTLSVEASFEAFNEQLETLGSPMYLPRTSSSRFASLHRFDATDPQRRMSALAEAACEGVSLWWGQGSERIAPGLMRCQGLPAAADFAQFLLGQEGVV from the coding sequence ATGAGTACGCCGGGCTTCTACGGAAAGTTGGCCAGCCGCGGCGACTTCGTCAGCCGTGGCTTGCCCCAGGGGTTCATCGGCCCGTGGGATTCGTGGTTGGCGGCGGGTCTGCTCGCCAGCCAGAGCAGCCTCGGCGAGCGCTGGCTGGATGCTTATCTGGTCAGCCCGCTGTGGCGCTTCATGCTCGCGCCGGGGGTGTGTGGCCCGGACGCCGCCGTCGGAGTGGTGATGCCGAGCATCGACCGGGTCGGCCGTTATTTCCCGCTGACCGTCGCGGTGCTGCTGGAGCCCGATGCGGACCCGGCGTCCGTGGTGGGCGGTGCGGACGAGTGGTTTGAGCGGGTCGAAAACCTGTTGCTGAGCACGTTGAGCGTGGAGGCCAGTTTCGAGGCGTTCAACGAACAGCTGGAAACCCTCGGTAGCCCGATGTACCTGCCGCGCACGTCGAGCAGCCGTTTCGCCAGCCTGCATCGCTTCGATGCCACCGACCCGCAGCGGCGCATGAGCGCCTTGGCCGAGGCGGCCTGCGAAGGCGTGAGCCTGTGGTGGGGCCAGGGATCGGAGCGCATTGCCCCGGGTTTGATGCGCTGCCAGGGATTGCCGGCAGCCGCTGATTTTGCGCAATTTTTGCTCGGCCAAGAAGGTGTTGTGTAG
- a CDS encoding PP2C family protein-serine/threonine phosphatase, whose translation MRPSAGKAIKSASKSHVGMVRQVNEDACLDLPENGLWVVADGMGGHAAGDYVSSLIVDSLRGIAVGRSLDEYVAALQSDLLRVNAAVREETANRGVTMMGSTVVVLAVRDLRGMCLWAGDSRLYRLRDGVLEGISRDHSYVQDLQDSGLLSEAEARVHPRANIVTRAIGVEAQLNLALTELLLVPGDSYLLCSDGLTKTVEDEEIREVLSHDEPGEIASSLVSLGLMRGAPDNITVVVVKVPS comes from the coding sequence ATGCGTCCAAGTGCCGGAAAAGCAATCAAGTCTGCAAGCAAGAGCCATGTCGGGATGGTCCGCCAGGTCAACGAAGATGCTTGCCTGGACCTGCCGGAAAACGGCCTCTGGGTGGTGGCCGACGGCATGGGCGGGCACGCGGCGGGCGATTACGTCAGCAGCCTGATCGTCGACAGCCTGCGCGGCATCGCCGTGGGGCGTTCGCTGGACGAATACGTTGCGGCGCTGCAAAGCGACCTGCTACGGGTCAACGCCGCCGTGCGGGAAGAAACCGCCAACCGTGGCGTGACCATGATGGGCAGCACCGTGGTGGTCCTGGCCGTCCGTGACCTGCGGGGCATGTGCCTGTGGGCCGGTGACAGCCGCCTGTATCGCCTGCGTGACGGCGTGCTCGAAGGCATCTCCCGGGACCACAGCTACGTCCAGGATCTGCAGGACAGCGGCCTGCTCAGCGAAGCCGAGGCGCGGGTGCACCCGCGGGCCAACATCGTCACCCGGGCCATTGGCGTCGAGGCGCAACTGAACCTGGCGTTGACCGAACTGCTGCTGGTGCCTGGCGACAGCTACCTGTTGTGCAGCGACGGGCTGACCAAGACCGTCGAGGACGAGGAGATCCGCGAAGTACTGAGCCACGACGAGCCCGGCGAAATCGCCAGCAGCCTGGTGTCCCTGGGCCTGATGCGCGGCGCGCCGGACAACATCACCGTGGTGGTCGTGAAGGTGCCGTCATGA
- a CDS encoding serine/threonine-protein kinase has product MSLTLNIVIPGYDIEGPIGEGAMASVYLATQRSLERKVALKVMAAALAADPTFCERFLREGKTLARLSHPHTVTIHDIGNVGELYYMAMEYLPNGTLKERIAAGLTPEQGLTYIRQIASALGYAHGLGLVHRDVKPANILFRADGTAVLSDFGIAKSLDDRTQFTQAGFAVGTPSYMSPEQARGQDIDGRADLYALGVVLYEILVGKLPYTGNDALSTALAHLTEPLPELPVHHGRYQDVLRKLLAKDPAERFPDAAALLRALDNLPEESSEATLIRPLSLQLPTTSPAVDDLAGLTPMSIDIPSGPAYSPPQSQSKPQSKPVPPPIKPTAQSSVSEQRKGPVFALAAVAVAVALALGGAGYWWLAGDDGKEVKTPVATTTSVKPSEVKPPKAPDVPAVKPPVAPPAQPPVATEADGGQRPLLMAGKKTLFQRVLSKPGAKLAEAPGAALGKALPAFSVLYVYQRKDLDGSAWVRVGAATDGRSDGWLPAAQVSDWKQSLVLKFTERSGRAPVMFLRQPGEVEKLLANPSAAKNVLLKAQQSPQDDQQVLALEPAASAVPQSQFYLLPIFDSRESLDENGQPVQLLNVASIDPGNTPKAAGNTPITTANADAFRTAVVLVVDTTVSMQPYIDQVRDVVHELQTRIAERGELDSVSFGMVGFRSSIKKTPGLEYVAKTLITLEQGRDPQRFMDLARQVKASTVSSHSFNEDAFAGVMEAVEGMDWSGYGGRLILLVTDAGALRKNDPFAATQMNEAEVRQAALGKQIKIYALHLLSDAGKKTHAGAQSQYRTLTADANPQIGDLYIPVPGADVRKFGERVDEIGSVFADLVHQVRSNKAQSVPLLSAAPSLADKSAAVGYAMHMDFLGRKSASQAPQLVSAWTADRDLTNPALPAFQVCVMLTKLQLNDLQQSLKLIVDAARKTQSSPKDFFQEIASASAYMSRDPSALRKGGNLADGGILGEYLEGLPYRSKSLNMTQDLWLSLSVAEQEDFIDELDSKIRLYETFHNDLANWVRFGDAEPGDALYRVPLSTLP; this is encoded by the coding sequence ATGAGCTTGACCCTGAACATTGTCATCCCCGGCTACGACATCGAAGGGCCGATCGGCGAAGGCGCGATGGCCAGCGTGTACCTGGCGACCCAGCGTTCGCTGGAGCGCAAGGTGGCGTTGAAAGTGATGGCGGCAGCCCTGGCCGCCGACCCGACGTTCTGCGAGCGGTTTTTGCGCGAAGGCAAGACCCTGGCGCGCTTGTCGCACCCGCACACCGTCACCATCCATGACATCGGCAACGTCGGTGAGCTGTATTACATGGCAATGGAGTACCTGCCCAACGGCACGCTCAAGGAACGCATCGCCGCGGGCCTGACGCCGGAGCAGGGCCTGACCTACATCCGCCAGATCGCCTCGGCCCTGGGGTATGCCCACGGCTTGGGCCTGGTCCACCGCGACGTCAAGCCGGCCAACATCCTGTTCCGCGCCGATGGCACGGCGGTGCTCTCGGACTTCGGCATCGCCAAGTCCCTGGACGACCGCACCCAGTTCACCCAGGCCGGCTTTGCCGTCGGTACGCCCAGCTACATGAGCCCGGAACAGGCCCGAGGGCAAGACATCGACGGCCGCGCCGACCTGTACGCCCTGGGCGTGGTGCTCTACGAAATCCTCGTCGGCAAACTGCCGTATACCGGCAATGACGCACTGTCCACGGCCCTGGCGCACCTGACCGAACCGTTGCCGGAGTTGCCGGTGCACCACGGCCGTTATCAGGACGTGTTGCGCAAACTGTTGGCGAAGGACCCGGCGGAGCGTTTCCCGGACGCGGCGGCATTGCTGCGGGCGCTGGATAACCTGCCTGAGGAATCGTCGGAAGCGACGCTGATCCGGCCGTTGTCGTTGCAACTGCCGACCACGTCGCCTGCGGTGGATGACTTGGCGGGCTTGACGCCCATGTCCATCGACATTCCCAGCGGCCCGGCTTATTCACCACCGCAGTCACAGTCGAAGCCACAGTCCAAGCCCGTTCCGCCGCCGATAAAACCGACGGCTCAATCCTCGGTGTCGGAGCAACGCAAGGGCCCGGTGTTCGCCCTGGCCGCCGTTGCGGTCGCCGTGGCGCTGGCGTTGGGCGGCGCGGGTTATTGGTGGTTGGCCGGTGACGACGGCAAAGAAGTGAAGACGCCGGTGGCCACGACCACCTCGGTCAAGCCATCGGAAGTGAAGCCGCCGAAGGCCCCGGACGTGCCGGCGGTCAAGCCACCCGTCGCCCCGCCGGCCCAGCCCCCCGTGGCGACCGAGGCCGACGGTGGCCAGCGTCCGCTATTAATGGCTGGCAAGAAAACCCTGTTCCAGCGTGTGCTCAGCAAGCCGGGGGCGAAACTCGCCGAGGCGCCGGGTGCCGCACTGGGCAAGGCACTGCCGGCGTTTTCGGTGTTGTACGTGTATCAGCGCAAAGACCTCGATGGCAGCGCCTGGGTACGGGTCGGCGCGGCCACCGACGGGCGCAGCGACGGCTGGTTGCCCGCCGCCCAGGTCAGCGACTGGAAGCAAAGCCTGGTGCTCAAATTCACCGAACGTTCCGGCCGTGCGCCAGTGATGTTCCTGCGTCAGCCTGGCGAAGTGGAAAAGCTCCTGGCTAACCCATCGGCCGCCAAGAACGTGTTGCTCAAGGCCCAGCAGAGCCCGCAGGACGACCAGCAAGTGCTGGCCCTTGAACCGGCCGCCAGCGCGGTGCCGCAGAGCCAGTTCTATCTGTTGCCGATCTTCGACTCCCGCGAAAGCCTCGATGAAAACGGCCAGCCGGTGCAGTTGCTGAACGTGGCGTCCATCGACCCTGGCAACACCCCCAAGGCGGCGGGCAATACGCCGATCACCACCGCCAACGCCGACGCGTTCCGCACCGCCGTGGTGCTGGTGGTGGACACCACCGTGTCGATGCAGCCCTACATCGACCAGGTGCGCGACGTGGTCCACGAACTGCAAACCCGCATCGCCGAGCGCGGCGAGTTGGACAGCGTCAGCTTCGGCATGGTGGGTTTCCGCAGCAGCATCAAGAAAACCCCGGGCCTGGAATACGTCGCCAAGACCCTGATCACCCTCGAGCAGGGCCGCGACCCGCAGCGCTTCATGGACCTGGCGCGGCAGGTCAAGGCATCGACGGTGTCGAGCCATTCGTTCAACGAAGATGCGTTCGCCGGGGTCATGGAAGCCGTCGAAGGCATGGACTGGTCCGGTTACGGTGGGCGCTTGATCCTGTTGGTCACCGACGCCGGTGCCCTGCGCAAGAACGATCCATTTGCCGCCACGCAAATGAACGAGGCCGAAGTGCGCCAGGCGGCGCTGGGCAAGCAGATCAAGATCTACGCCTTGCACCTGCTCAGCGACGCGGGCAAGAAAACCCATGCCGGCGCCCAGAGCCAGTACCGCACCCTGACCGCCGACGCCAACCCGCAGATCGGCGACCTGTACATTCCGGTGCCGGGCGCCGACGTGCGCAAGTTCGGCGAGCGGGTCGACGAGATCGGTTCGGTGTTCGCCGACCTGGTGCATCAGGTGCGCAGCAACAAGGCGCAAAGCGTGCCGCTGCTCAGTGCCGCGCCGAGCCTGGCCGACAAGTCGGCCGCGGTCGGCTACGCGATGCACATGGATTTCCTGGGGCGCAAATCCGCCAGCCAGGCGCCGCAACTGGTCAGCGCCTGGACCGCCGACCGCGACCTGACCAACCCGGCGCTGCCGGCGTTCCAGGTCTGCGTGATGCTGACCAAGCTGCAACTCAACGACCTGCAGCAGTCGCTGAAACTGATCGTCGACGCGGCCCGCAAGACCCAGAGCTCGCCCAAGGATTTCTTCCAGGAAATCGCCAGCGCCAGTGCCTACATGAGCCGCGACCCGTCGGCCCTGCGCAAGGGCGGCAACCTGGCCGACGGCGGGATTCTGGGCGAGTACCTGGAAGGGCTGCCGTACCGCAGCAAGTCGCTGAACATGACCCAGGACTTGTGGCTGTCCTTGAGCGTGGCCGAGCAGGAAGATTTCATCGACGAGCTGGATTCGAAAATCCGCCTCTACGAAACCTTCCACAACGACCTCGCCAACTGGGTGCGCTTCGGCGACGCCGAGCCGGGCGATGCCTTGTACCGCGTTCCGTTGTCGACGCTGCCGTGA
- a CDS encoding ABC transporter ATP-binding protein: MLTLNAVHKSRGAGSQRYSLVIPRLQLRGGEQLAVVGPSGCGKSTLLDLLALVLAPDQAGQFDFTPADTPLDIAKLWRASQQGTLAELRSRYLGYVLQTGGLLGFLDVRGNIALSRKLLGLKDDASVTRLAGQLDIADQLDKKPADLSVGQRQRVSCARALAHGPRLLLADEPTAALDPLNAERVMHLLVAQAREHGVCCVVATHDEALARASGLQVRRISCRRDADGGVTATLGEAC, encoded by the coding sequence ATGCTGACCCTCAACGCCGTGCACAAAAGCCGGGGCGCCGGCAGCCAGCGCTACAGCCTGGTGATTCCACGGCTGCAATTGCGCGGCGGTGAACAACTGGCGGTGGTCGGCCCCAGCGGTTGCGGCAAGAGTACGTTGCTGGACCTGCTGGCGCTGGTGTTGGCACCGGATCAGGCCGGACAGTTCGACTTCACGCCCGCCGACACGCCGCTGGACATCGCCAAATTGTGGCGTGCGTCGCAACAGGGCACCTTGGCCGAGCTGCGCAGTCGTTACCTGGGTTATGTTCTGCAAACCGGCGGCCTGTTGGGCTTCCTGGATGTGCGCGGCAACATCGCGTTGTCGCGCAAATTGCTGGGCTTGAAGGATGACGCAAGCGTGACGCGCCTGGCTGGGCAGTTGGACATCGCCGATCAACTGGACAAGAAACCGGCGGACTTATCCGTCGGCCAGCGCCAGCGGGTCAGCTGTGCCCGGGCGTTGGCCCATGGGCCGCGCCTGCTGCTGGCCGATGAGCCGACCGCCGCCCTCGACCCGCTGAACGCCGAGCGCGTCATGCACTTGCTGGTGGCCCAGGCTCGCGAACATGGGGTGTGCTGTGTGGTCGCCACCCACGACGAGGCGTTGGCTCGCGCCAGCGGCTTGCAGGTGCGGCGCATCAGTTGCCGTCGCGATGCCGACGGCGGTGTCACCGCCACCCTCGGGGAGGCTTGCTGA
- a CDS encoding ABC transporter permease: MRGALVASLAWQDYRNDAWLSACSVLALVAVVAPLLVLFGLKFGLVSSLTERLQNDPATREIIPLGGGRFSAEFIEQLSQRGDVAFALPRTRQIAATADLSSDASAVTVEMIPTAANDPLFEHLPVPQGLDQVVLSQTAAEKLGAKAGDWVQASFGRQVAGRSEAQRTRVQVLHVLPLEAFARDGLFAPLALLEAAEDYRDGRAVPAFGWPGDAVSVAGQRVYPAFRLYARSLGDVEPLRQYFAGQNLLVSTQAQTIAQVQSLSRNLSIVFWIIAGLALAGAFAAIFAGALAAVERKRRELSVLRLLGVSTAALLLFVVLQALYSATFAALLSAGLYGLAQSGLNYLFAQMPGEYASHLLVRHYTLALVAVLGVSAVAAACGGWRVARIQACEGIRDV; encoded by the coding sequence ATGCGAGGCGCGCTGGTGGCTTCCCTGGCCTGGCAGGATTACCGCAACGATGCCTGGCTGTCGGCCTGCTCGGTGCTTGCTCTGGTGGCTGTGGTGGCGCCGTTGCTGGTGTTGTTCGGCCTGAAGTTCGGCCTGGTCAGCAGCCTGACCGAGCGCTTGCAGAACGACCCGGCCACCCGGGAAATCATCCCCTTGGGCGGCGGTCGCTTCAGTGCCGAATTCATCGAACAATTGAGCCAGCGTGGCGACGTGGCCTTTGCCTTGCCGCGCACCCGCCAGATCGCCGCCACGGCGGATCTGAGCAGCGATGCTTCGGCTGTCACGGTCGAGATGATTCCCACCGCGGCCAACGATCCCTTGTTCGAGCATTTGCCGGTGCCGCAAGGCTTGGATCAAGTGGTGCTCAGCCAGACCGCCGCTGAAAAGCTCGGCGCCAAGGCTGGCGATTGGGTGCAAGCCAGTTTCGGCCGGCAGGTGGCCGGTCGCAGCGAGGCGCAGCGCACCCGCGTTCAGGTATTGCATGTGCTGCCCTTGGAAGCCTTTGCCCGGGATGGCCTGTTTGCACCGCTGGCCTTGCTGGAGGCCGCCGAGGATTACCGCGACGGCCGTGCCGTGCCCGCGTTCGGCTGGCCGGGCGATGCGGTGAGTGTGGCCGGGCAACGGGTCTACCCGGCGTTTCGTTTGTATGCTCGCAGCCTCGGCGACGTCGAGCCACTGCGTCAGTATTTCGCCGGGCAGAACCTGCTGGTCTCGACCCAGGCCCAGACCATCGCACAAGTGCAATCGCTGAGCCGCAATCTGTCGATCGTGTTCTGGATCATCGCCGGGTTGGCCTTGGCCGGCGCGTTCGCGGCGATCTTTGCCGGCGCCCTGGCGGCGGTCGAGCGTAAGCGCCGGGAGTTGTCGGTGTTGCGCCTGCTGGGGGTTTCCACCGCGGCGCTGTTGCTGTTCGTGGTGTTGCAGGCCCTCTACAGCGCCACGTTCGCGGCCCTGCTGAGTGCCGGCCTGTATGGCCTGGCGCAGTCGGGCCTGAATTATTTATTTGCACAGATGCCCGGCGAATACGCCAGCCATCTGTTGGTGCGTCACTACACTTTGGCCCTGGTGGCCGTGCTCGGCGTCAGCGCCGTCGCGGCGGCTTGTGGTGGCTGGCGGGTGGCGCGCATCCAGGCGTGTGAAGGAATTCGCGATGTATAA